The genomic segment CGTTTAAGCACAGTTAGCCGCGATTGCCAGTTGGTGCCAGCGCACTTGCCGACCTGGCTACTGAGATTACCGAGCTGAAAGTACTAGTAGGAGTAATGACTCCGCTAAGATCGCGCCTTGGGAGATCGAGAATGCGATGGAGCGCGCGCAGCCTGCAGCGCCGCTGGCCGACCGCCTGCGGCCGCGCACCCTGGATGACTTCATCGGACAAGAACACGTCCTCGGACCCGAGCGCTTGTTGCGACGGGCGATCCAAGCGGATCGCATCTCGTCGCTGATTTTCTTCGGACCGCCCGGAACGGGTAAGACGACGCTTGCACGAATCATCGCTAATACGACGAAGGCGCAGTTCGTTGCCCTTAATGCCGTGCTCTCGGGCGTCAAGGACATCCGTGCCGCGATCGACGCTGCCGAGACCGAACGCGATCGCGATCGACGACGGACGATCCTATTCGTCGATGAGGTGCATCGCTTCAACAAGGCCCAGCAGGACGCTCTGTTGCCGTGGGTAGAAAACGGCACGGTTGTGCTGATCGGCGCGACGACCGAGAATCCATACTTTGAGGTCAACCGCGCGCTCGTCAGCCGCTCGCGCATCTTTGAGTTGCGCTCCCTCAGCGCCAGCGACCTGCACCGCGTTGCCGCCCGCGCCCTGACCGATTGCGAAAACGGCTACGGTCACTTGGCAGTCGAGATTGACGCCGAGGCGATCGCGCATCTGGTTGATGTTGCCAATGGCGATGCGCGATCGCTGCTCAATGCCTTGGAACTGGCCGTCGAGACGACATCACCAACGGCGGGCGGACCGATCCGCATTACGCTCGACGTGGCTGAAGAGTCGATCCAGCGACGCGCGGTACTGTACGACAAGGAGGGCGACGCGCACTTCGATACGATTAGCGCCTTCATCAAGAGCATTCGCGGTTCCGACCCCGATGCCGCTCTCTATTGGTTGGCGCGGATGGTCTATGCCGGAGAGGAACCGCGTTTTATTTTCCGTCGCTTGCTGATCCAAGCCTGCGAGGACATCGGCCTGGCCGATCCGCAGGCGATCGCCGTCGTTACGGCCTGCGCCGAGGCCTACGATCGCGTTGGGATGCCGGAAGGTCGCTATCACCTTGCCCACGCGACGCTGTACCTGGCAACGGCACCTAAATCCAACAGCGTCATGGCCTTTTTCGACGCCCTTGCTTGCGTCGAACGCGAGCGCGCCGAGGATATTCCCAACCACCTTAAAGATGCCAATCGCGATCGCAAAGGTCTCGGTCACGGCGAAGGCTATTTATATCCGCACGCTTACCGCGACCATTGGGTCGCCCAGCAATATTTACCCGACGGGTTGCAGGGACAGGTGTTTTACCAGCCGAGCGATCGTGGCATGGAAGGGCGCATTCGCGATTGCCTCGAGCGCCGCCGTGATGCTCAACTTGCTGCTGTTTGGGAACGAGGCACAGCGCAATCGGGCGGTGGAGATGACGCGCCCGCGCGCGACCGCTGGCTGCAGCGTACGACGGATGGCGGTAGCGACCGACTGGCAGCGATCCGCGATCGCGTCTTTGCCCTAGCACGACCGGAGCCCCACCATGTCGTCGTCGATTTGGATGCGGGCAGCGGCTTGCTAACCGGGGAAGCGCTCCGGCACGTTCCAGCAGGCAGTGTTTGGGCGCGGGCGCGATCGCTACGCGATGCCGATGTGCTGGCCGCTCGCGCTCGCGATCTGCCCGAGCCGGGCCGCCTGTCAATTGTCTCGGGGACTCTGGAGCAGCTATCGAATGCCCTCGCCAAGAGCGGTCGCGGCGATCGTGCGATCGGGTACAACATCCTCGGGCG from the Rubidibacter lacunae KORDI 51-2 genome contains:
- a CDS encoding AAA family ATPase → MERAQPAAPLADRLRPRTLDDFIGQEHVLGPERLLRRAIQADRISSLIFFGPPGTGKTTLARIIANTTKAQFVALNAVLSGVKDIRAAIDAAETERDRDRRRTILFVDEVHRFNKAQQDALLPWVENGTVVLIGATTENPYFEVNRALVSRSRIFELRSLSASDLHRVAARALTDCENGYGHLAVEIDAEAIAHLVDVANGDARSLLNALELAVETTSPTAGGPIRITLDVAEESIQRRAVLYDKEGDAHFDTISAFIKSIRGSDPDAALYWLARMVYAGEEPRFIFRRLLIQACEDIGLADPQAIAVVTACAEAYDRVGMPEGRYHLAHATLYLATAPKSNSVMAFFDALACVERERAEDIPNHLKDANRDRKGLGHGEGYLYPHAYRDHWVAQQYLPDGLQGQVFYQPSDRGMEGRIRDCLERRRDAQLAAVWERGTAQSGGGDDAPARDRWLQRTTDGGSDRLAAIRDRVFALARPEPHHVVVDLDAGSGLLTGEALRHVPAGSVWARARSLRDADVLAARARDLPEPGRLSIVSGTLEQLSNALAKSGRGDRAIGYNILGREPNRVQALETIASLLAPDGVLVLAETIPRHRQRLYQLLDPDWLDAGLYDRLAAAEEAIYRTGDDPTVWDEDALRAALTHAGWTVEIATESFSAPKLVTSALVERWFRGVTDPRPSYAVHLSASLTKDEIQAVRAVFERRLVRQVVPWHSAIAFIRAVRDRVSSAG